TTTGGGCTTTGGCGATTTTACCCGATGATTGCTCGAAAATGTCCAGAACCTAACTTACTTTCTTACTTCCTTGCCAGAGGCTTCGACATTGTGTCactgttgccatagcaacagttGACATAAAAACTAGCTGACAATTTGCAGGCCCCAAGATAAGGGGGCTGTATATTACAGTAAGGACCTCCCATAATTTGTTAAGTTCAAAATTAGAGCATGATTGGCCAACTTCACGCCAAACAACAATTCTttcaaattcattaataatttatacttaaggacggtgcctactaattaacaatatttttgccccggtgtgtgattatgcaggaaatgtagatcttaacaagtgttattgaaatccaaaaagaaaattgggggtaaccacgcatttttcaaagactgtaatacatgaataatatttgtaaaaagcttaataatacaaagcaatgtatggcgttctttctcaaattgaagcttaattatctctaaaaaatgcatggttacccccaattttctttttggataccaagagtacttactaaaatctactttctccggatagttttaaaccgcgcaaaagtatccctgtattagtaagcatcaccgataggaaatccgggTATCTCAAGATGCGGAGAACGtggcgcaataacaatagtaggcaccgtccttaatccgTTGACTCCGAGGAGTAAGACTTAAGGTGGCCCAAACCAGTTTTCAAAGCTTTCAAgcaacgttcttattagaaggttATGCACTACAACGTTGTATCACGTAtaagcaatgttatggtaccataagaaacaccaattattgctgaccAGATGCGGTCATCAGTGggacgtaataagttaccttgccAACGGGAAAGACCAGCAAAAATACCCTATATATTTGccttagttgctcatatctcaaaaacaaacttggtgaccctattttttttattgctggaaagtgatcagagggccaaaatgaaactttcggcaaagttttaaaaaactctgttcagcggattcagagccctCTTAATTCTgcagtacagaattttttaaaactttgcagaaagtttcattttagccttctgatcactttccagcaataaaaaatgggggtcacccagtttgtttttgagatatgagcaactaaagccaaaatataggtgTTTTTGCTGAACCTTCCGGtcgccaaggtaacttattacgtcacaataatgaccgcaTCTGGTTCACCAATTATCTGTTTCACTTAGTACCATAACATAGCTGTTATGTGATACAGTGCGTGGTGCCAATCTTTCTAACGAGTGTGTctcttcaaagtgttgaaactggttagagccaccttaatagattttaccctATTTTcatagactgttcacagtcccctatttttccgtttgatcgtcaggatcgagcacaaactttcgccatctttgtttttaaaagcgagcgcgaactggggagagcgatataactatcgagtgggtggggggagtggaggggttttggcaggaaaaatagggagactgtccgatctttactgcgactaGTGTTCAGCGAGTCCCGTTGCATCAGCAACGGCAGtacctgattggtccataacacaatgcatctgtcaataaaaatacaggttcgaaaacaacatggcttatctagagaaagaatctcaagagtctcaagttttcgaaaggctatagtttaggcgacttggtggattagtcctaaaagaggaacagaaggaagcgattacgcttttactgcaaggcaaggatgtatTGGCTGTCCTTTCTACAGGATTCGAAAGAGCCTGATCTACCAAACCTTCGTAATTgtcaagcaattggaaaatgaaagcacttctggaagagatcggccatcgtgtttgtttattgtaccgtTACGAAGTGTAGGAGAGGAAAACATTAATCGTAATGATTTTGGTTTGAGcgttaagggttttgagaaaaatgtagatgtattaaatgagatgaagaacaacaactttcaagtcatttacccttccgctgggtaagctttgtcgagagactacggttgttgcgggttgaatccACGCCGCTCAAGAGACAACTGTCgctgatagttgtcgacgaaagtcATGCCGTTGAAACTTCgttagtgtaattttcgtttttaataccactgCATGTAGAATCCCCCTTTTCATGGACGAAAAGGTTGTGGAATAGTTGTGTCGAGTAACTGGATATCCACGCGTTTAGGGAAAAACCTTGACAGCTTTTCGCTCAACATTCGACCGCAAGACATACTGAGATTTCTCTTTTAGATGTAGTCAGGCGAGTTTGTTTACCATACAATTTGCTGaaatctgaatttttttaatcagtatttTTCGTATTTCAGTTCAAAATGTGAACGGACTTTGCCGCATCTTTCCGTAACTGAAAACCTTCCTTGACAGGAGATCCGCGACGTGTTTAATTGTAAAGTCAAAAATCTGGATCTATACATACAGtagtattaaaaacgaaaattacactaaccaagtttcaacggtgtgactttcgtcgacaactatcagcGACAGTTGTCTCTTGAGCGGCGTggattcaacccgcaacaaccgtagtctctcgacaaagcttacccagcggaagggtaaatgacttgaaagttgttgttcttcatctcatttaagacatctacatttttctcaaaacccttaacgCTCAAACCAAAATCATTACGATTAATGTATTCCTCTCCTACACTTCGTAacggtacaataaacaaacacgatggccgatctcttccagaagtgctttCAATTTCCAATTGCTTGACAATTACGAAGGTTTGGTAGATCAGGCTCTTTCGAATCCTGTAGAAAGGACAGCCAatacatccttgccttgcagtaaaagcgtaatcgcttccttctgttcctcttttaggactaatccaccaagtcgcctaaactatagcctttcgaaaacttgagactcttgagattctttctctagataagccatgttgttttcgaacctgtatttttattgacagatgcattgtgttatggaccaatcaggtaCTGCCGTTGCTGATGCAACGGGACTCGCTGAACACtagtcgcagtaaagatcggacagtctccctatttttcctgccaaaacccctccactccccccacccactcgatagttatatcgctctccccagttcgcgctcgcttttaaaaacaaagatggcgaaagtttgtgctcgatcctGACGATCAAACGAAAAAATaagggactgtgaacagtctactATTTTCACGAATCCCAtgatacagttcattttggggtgttatttgcattaaaacaatggtcaaccagttcactgaagcttgatacagtcccaagaatAAATGCCTTGCattgtttttatgcaaagaacgccccaaaacgtattgcattatgtcAATGGGAAAGGAGCGAAtgctagacaattttacttgtcaatagggCAGGGCtagaaattgcgaccaatacagtctcATTTGCAAGtgcattttttccctttgcaaaTAAAATATCGGGAAAAGCGACTTGTTTTCACTTTTGCTCTTTTGAAATGAAAGGGTtggcagttgccactttgctgctactattgttaaaataaataaagaaatcacaaaattattttttgtttctcgccctgaattttctttcaatctgaagaaaATGTACACTGTAATTGTGGCGTAATTTGGATGCGATGTTATGTACACAACTCCATTCATTCAATCATTAACCATTTTAAGCCGTTTACATAGGTATTGAGgattcatattttgttttgctaaactagtgacaacacaatgcagcacaACGATTTTGAGaccaaattttcgtatcttgtcttGTAAATTGTGACTGGCTTTTTTCgtcaatttcaagccctgtagGGGTcattcaggagtcaatgggttaatgagtTAAAAACCATATATCAATATGAAGTTGTTGCTGTCATTGCTTTATTACAAAAGAAATACAATACCTATGGTCCGTCCGTCAACACCTTCTATGGAGTCATGGCTTCCCCCGTGGGACATTATAACGCACACAAATGCATCGTAATCATCATGGCAAAGTTTTGCAAATTTTTCACACTTCTGTTGCATCTCGAAATACTTCAGGTCATTGAATACATGAACTTCAAAATGAAGTTCATCCTCAAAAAGGCCACACAGTGCCTCCTCATCCCAAACTGCAGAACCTCGGTTCTTTTTCTCAATTCCAAAGTCCATATtgttcaaaattaaacaaatgcCTCTTGGTTTCCTGTCCATTTTATACCTGCGTGGATCTTGTGATGCTAAAAAAAGAAGTAACAGAATGTTAACTTCACTTGTGACTGTGAACAGTAACATTCATTACACTCGTGGGCGCTAAGGACATGGAGTAGAACAATGGAAAGGCCTCTTTGCAGACAAACACCAAAAGTCTTAGAATagctaatgatgatgatgatgatgatgatgatgataaccgTGATGACACCATTGGTGATAAAGATACATGTAATAGTAAATAATAAGAATAACTTAACCCAGTGACTCCCGGGTttcctcattgacgagtaaaatcgtctggtgttagagtaaaattCTAAAGCtgtgttcacattaggcctcgattatgatcgaattctaatcgaattaaatatgaaatgggttcacatcaactaattacagtccCTGATTATAATTGGATAacaattacttcaaacaacccccttggggttgtttgaagtaattacaaggcataattgaacagaatggcaaGCACATGGTGCTTGCTTTATGGAGTTAAGGTTTGaatttgtcttcttctattcTCGGAAGCGATCCTTGGTTCTTTTCTCGCCTCAAGCACATGATGTTGATGATAACTGTGGCAACCACGTGATACGGcaccattttgtctcacactgcaAAGTTACCctgcctattgtatttgaatttttgcaGATGCGAACAGAGCCAGAATTGAATAAAATTGGAGTATAATGGCCTGAATTATACctcagttgatcataatcaacgccgagtgtgaacacggcttaagtatggccggttcagGCTGGCTTGGAAGTCAAAGGGTAATTCAAGTCCCAATGATATAAGTTACCAAACACAAGACTTAGTGGAATTAGGAATACCACTATTGGTAACTGTTTCAgtcgaaatttcaaatttaatcCACATCCAAATGCCTGACTTCTAGTACAAACACTGTGTCCCAACACTAGAAATTGTCCCATAGTGCTGATTCAAATTGTCTTAAGGTATCAGTATAccccaaaattgataattttgccaaattttagtttttgatattcCCAGGTACATCTCATTGAGTTATTTTAATTGCAAAAAGTTCTGCGAAAAAAGGTTTCTTGTAGACAAAGTTACAAAGGAAAAACGATGCTATGAATAAACTACATGAATCTCTAATTAGAAGCTGTCAACAAAATTAATGGCTTCATTTCTCAAAActaaaattgaattgaataaGGCACAGATTTCCAGTTTGTCCACAGTGAGTTTTCATCCTttttcgctgaaatttggcaagaatgttGCCTGATAATGCGGCAAAAGAAGCCCTGTCTGGGAAATTTCGTTTTTTGCATCCTTCGAAAataatccgtgttttacaaaaacttaaagtttaacagtgtagaaaaaacaaaccagacaaaTTACACAAAATTCCCCGACACATTTTTTAGAACAAGGTGTGAAGAAAACGTAGTGATGTCGCTCACTTTCTCTGACCAGAAAATAAACTCAATTTGTGAAACTACATACTCTTGGAAATTGATCGCTATTTTTAGGAAAGGTTTTAATTTCTTGCCTTAAATCAAATGATAATCAGAATCTACAATTCCTAAGGTttcagaaaaaatatatatgaaacATGTGAACTGGTGCCTTAAAAAAATGTCAGGGCACAAGACTACCAAGGCAAACATTCAAGCCAATGTTTAGCAAGTCTGGTTTCCACTAGAAAAGCAAGCATTTGAACAAGTGACTTACACAATCTACGAAGCAAATTGTCTTGAAATAAAGCATCATTGCTTGTGCTTATAAAGGGTTGTTAGTGGGTTACAAGTGGAAGGTTCTGGCCACATTTAGTAAGTACTTACTTATTGTAAGGCACAGTACATTGTATTTTATAGACATTGCATTGAAATTAACAACTGCGTCGCTGAGTGAAGGTGCCTGAGACGTCTTCGGGCTTCCACTactggcagccagctccaagaagGAGgctgcaccgatggctggcaaaacctggcAAACCAGCCATGACCCCCCATGCCGCTTAGAAGACAGGCACCCAGCACATTGATAAACAGTGAAAAGTAGAGGGGGGAGGTGAGGGAAAAAACCACTAAACCCTCCACACAACATGCTCCTTCTTGGTGCCACACCAATGAATAAGCTCTAcaacaaaaccactgacaacatTAGTGACTGaagtcgctcctagttgttaacTCAGTTTAACTGCCTTTAACCTCATACTGCactacaaataattattatcattacatGTGGAAGTCTTCTATAACCAAGTACAGTGGGGAGCCAATCAACTGGCCTAGGCAACTATacaaaaaactaatttaaatttaaaaaaaatataaaaataaaaataatattaaatgaaGGGTATTCCTAGTCATGTAGATTATGAAGCTAACTAACGAATATTACTGCCACATGAACCGTTTCACAATTTTGCAATTCTGAGAAATTATCCATTTCTGTGCTATCGTTACGCTTACGGCTTTCTTATGTTGCAAAATGTCAGCTAACTCTTTTGCCAAGTTAATGAAGCGTGCAGCTGGAAAGTCAAATACTACTTGCTTGCTGCTAACGTTGTGTCTAGGATACAAACTCTTCCCTCCTAGTCTTGAATCTGCACACTTGTCTCTTTTAAACATTGCCCTTGCTGGTATTGTTCCTGGCACGCACACAGTTCCTTCTGTTCATATTATGTACCATTCCTTGTTCATTatatattatcatcatcatcattactataACAGGTCAttaacattacatgtacatgtatagtgaTAATAACAGCTTGGCCAGCATTCCCCAATCACGAAGTATGCTTTTGTCGTAAATGGTTTGATTTGTCCTGAAAAGCCCTAATGCACAAATGGCCCTTACATGTAGAGAATAACTTTCTACTTGAAGCAATAACTATTTGCTTAAAATTACGTACCAGATCCAGAAAGATTTTTGCCATCTTCATTTAGCAGTAAACCTTCACAATTCCCCCAGTACTTGCCTTCTTCAGTTCGACTTCCAAATGAAATAAAGATTACATCACCAACATCATCCTCAGATGTTGGTCTTTTGACTGGCAATGTTAATTCTTCTATGGAGTGGTGCTTGTAACTGCTCCTGCTGCTGTTGTACAAGTTGATTTCCTCACCCCGGCGAGTAGTGGCACGGATTCTGTCATCCACTGTTTTTAGAGACTCTACAGAAACAAAGGCGAATGGCCGGCCAAGGGAATTTCGAGAGATTCCTTTCGGACATATGGTAGCGTTTGGAAATGCCTCAGCAATTCCTCTGTATGCTCTTACGGAACTTCCACTGCTGCTACCCTTAAACTTCAGATGGGAAAGGACATCAGATAAttcctaacaaaaaaaaaaaaaggaattatgtTTTCCAGAATAAAAATCATTCATCAGCACAAGATACTCTACAATCAAAATTGCATAAATATTTTTCCAAAATACAACTTGACGTTAATTTTTTGGTAGCtaaggtacatgtaattatatacAGGCATTGTATGCAAGGTGCACACAATCCAGACAACAGTCCGACTTGTAACCTTTGGTTGACAGTGCACCACCACTAAGCTATTGGGAACTAGTTGGAGCTAGGAAATGGCAAAAAAGGTGCATCGACGACAGGCATTGTACTCTTTACCTTTCTTAGAGACAGTTCAAAccttaacaataatattaatttagaGATTACTGTTCTTCAGTACAGTAGGAAACCAAAACGATGCATGTGTGGAcattgctgcaacatacgatgaTTGTTTTTTACGTACTTAAGTTAGTACTGTACACAAAGGGTACGTATATcctgttctgttctgtttgtaaataaagttctgaCGCTCTTTACGTGCGACAACAGGTCTGAAAAAGGTACTGgagttaatgaaaatgaacacacATGTGACCCCCTTCTGTAAATATGGTTTAAAAATGTTCTCGCACatcgctattacggacaccaaATCGTGGTCACGAGGGTGTCCGCTATAATGGGAGTTGACTGTAGTCtcattctttcattcaaatgttagctttcatgttacggttcggttaatcaCACTCTTTACGAGATAGTGTGAATatagcacttgtttactgattaagcctaagcactcgtttcagtgattaggattttagctttcattttatggttcggttaactacacttttcaccgaaatcgtgtgaagaatatagcactcgtttactgatgaagcccaagcgctcctttcagtgattaggcctaagcactcttttaaaattttagctttggggctatttagctttcacaacatggaccatggatattctaaaactgtagaacgtttagagattttagaagccccaaagggatcgtttggtattctagaactttagagattttagagattttagaaccctcAAAAGAActtacatattctagagctttagaaattttagactcacaacatgggccatggatattctagaactatagaacttttagagattttagaacccttCTTCCGTTCTAGCATTCTACATCGCATACTGATTTTGGAGGTTCTTGAACCttttagctatagatttctCGACTTTTGAGACATGCCCTCAGGGTACGAAATTGCGCCTAATAcagtcgccaatgcgactaaaattATCGTGCTGGCGACCAAGATTCAAAAGTTTGTCGCCAAGTTGGCGACCAGAACTCTTTGGGTTTTGTATATCTTACCTTGATGTTTTTTGCAACTAAATAGAGCTTTAAAGTAGATGAATCGGCGCGAACGATGAGGTCTGTTAAGCAAAATCGTCACGAATGCTGCGAACCGAACATGTCTGTAGCCATTAATTGCAGGAACTGCTCCGAGCCTTTCAAAAGTTAACCGCTGACCAATTATCTTAAACAGGCACTACACTCCACAACTTAGGCCTACACCAGTCTACATAGCCAGACACAACCCTACATAGCCATAAAAAACTGTAcctagccatacacaacaccaCATAGCCATAcccaacactacatagccatacacaagcctacatagccatatacaaaactacatagccatacacagcactacatagccatacacaagcctaaataccatacacaacactacatagccataaaCAACACTACATaaccatacacaagcctacataaccatacacaacactacatagccatacacaacactgcATAACCATGCACAAGCCTAcgtagccatacacaacactacatagccatatacaacactacatagccatacacaagacTACATAGCCATAAACAAGCCTACATaaccatacacaacactacatagccatacacaaacCTACATAACCATgcacaagcctacatagccatacacatgCCTACATAGCCATGCGCAACtgtacatagccatacacaagcctacatagccatacacaacactacatagccatactcAAGCTCaaatagccatacacaacactacatagccatacacaagcctacataaccatacacaagcctatatagtcatacacaacactacatagcgaTACACAtccctacatagccatacacaagcctacataaccatacacaagcctacatagtCATACACAACACTAGATAGCGATACACatgcctacatagccatacacaagcctacatagccatacacaacactacatagccatacacaagctTACATAACCATACAtaagcctacatagccatacacaattctacatagccatacacaagcctacatagccatacacaagcctacatagccatacataaacctacatagccatacacaacactgcATAGCCATGCAaaagcctacatagccatacacaacactacatagccatatacaacactacatagccatataCAACACTACAGAGCcgtacacaagcctacatagccatacacaacactacatagccatacacaacactacatagccatataCAACACTACAGAGCcgtacacaagcctacatagccatacacaacactacatagccatacacaacactacatagccatacacaagcctacatagccatagacaacactacatagccatacacatgCCTACAtggccatacacaacactacatagccatacacatacctacatagccatacacaagcctaccTAGCCATACACAACTGTatatagccatacacaacactacatagccatgcACATGCCTAAATAGCCATACACAACTCTACATAGCCATACGCAACACtgcatagccatacacaagctTACATAACCATACAtaagcctacatagccatacacaattCTACATAggcatacacaagcctacatagccatacacaacactacacagccatacacaacactacatagccatacacaagcctacatagccatagacaacactacatagccatacacatgCCTACATGGCCATAcgcaacactacatagccatacacaagctTACATAACCATACAtaagcctacatagccatacacaattCTACATAAGCATACACAAGCCTAAATAGCCATACACAATACTACATAGGCATACACACACCTACATAGGCATACACAACACTACCTAGCCATACACacgcctacatagccatacacaacactacatagccatactcaagcctacatagccatacacaacactacatagccatacacaagcctacataaccatacacaagcctacatagtCATAGACAACACTACATAGCGATACACATGCCTACATAGCcttacacaagcctacatagccatagacaacactacatagccatacgcatgcctacatagccatacacaactgtacatagccatacacaagcctacatacaCATACACAACTCTACATAGCAATACACAACACTaaatagccatacacaagcctacatagccatacacaacaatACATAGCGAGACACAAGCCTACAtggccatacacaacactacatagcctcTTAgaagcctacatagccatacacaacactacatagccgtACACAACACTGCATAGcgatacacaagcctacatagccatacacaacattACACAGGCCTatatagccatacacaacactacacaGGCCTACATAGCCTTACAGAAAACTACTTAGCCATAAACAATACTACATAGCCCTCCATAAGCCTACTGAACTATACACAACGATACACAGGCATACGAAATGACACTACACAGCACTACGCAACTCTAAATTTGTCAGTTTTCATTAAGAATATTGGAAAGGaagaaaacctttttttaagAGACAGTCTTGTAGGCGTGTGTATGGCTaggtagtgttgtgtatggttATGTAGGCTTATGTATTCCTATGTAGGCGTGTGTATCGCTaggtagtgttgtgtatggttATGTAGGCTTATGTATGCCTATGTAGGCGTGTGTATcgctatgtaggcttgtgtatggttatgtaggcttgtgtatggctatgtagtgttgtgtatggctatgtagtgttgtgtatggctatgtaggcttgagtatggctatgtagtgttgtgtatggctatgtaggcttgagtatggctatgtagtgttgtgtatggctatgtaggcttgtgtatgtCTATGTAGTGCTGTGTACGGCTATGTTGGCTTGTGTATGgttatgtaggcttgtgtatggctatgtagtgttgtgtatggctatgtaggcttgtgtatggctatgtagtgttgtgtatggctatgtaggcttgagtatggctatgtagtgttgtctatggctatgtaggcttgtgtatggctatgtagtgctGTGTAcggctatgtaggcttgtgtatggctatgtagtgttgtgtatggctatgtaggcttgtgtatgcctatgtaggcttgtgtatggctatgtaggcatGTGTAtcgctat
Above is a window of Montipora capricornis isolate CH-2021 chromosome 6, ASM3666992v2, whole genome shotgun sequence DNA encoding:
- the LOC138051462 gene encoding caspase-3-like isoform X1 — its product is MLGNLSANSSLSVVFSLAKAHRQNDTSIVHCLKCERVANSEEIRPYGQPFQLFVNGRYIIANDYLRNNGIGKGSVILTEGNCHISTTERHLELSDVLSHLKFKGSSSGSSVRAYRGIAEAFPNATICPKGISRNSLGRPFAFVSVESLKTVDDRIRATTRRGEEINLYNSSRSSYKHHSIEELTLPVKRPTSEDDVGDVIFISFGSRTEEGKYWGNCEGLLLNEDGKNLSGSASQDPRRYKMDRKPRGICLILNNMDFGIEKKNRGSAVWDEEALCGLFEDELHFEVHVFNDLKYFEMQQKCEKFAKLCHDDYDAFVCVIMSHGGSHDSIEGVDGRTIGVEQLMSEFTPGRCPSLTGKPKVFIIQACRGQMQDPFFQPIEGRADSRNCHADSTLPRSITPKEVDFLYAFATVPGYVALRGENYGSYFIQTLVETIKAQHAEEHLLEMLKEVTRCVAETTNQVPSTSTTLTRKLYL